The Moorena producens PAL-8-15-08-1 genomic interval ACATTCTGTGTCCAGCACCTACGGCAGTTCCTATGCCTGAACACCCAGAACCTTTTCCCAAATGTCCACGCCCAATACCCCAACCAACACCTCCTGTTTTTGAACATCCACGGCCCATACCTTTTCCTAAACCCAAGACCATACCAATTTATAGAACAGGACCGATTATGATGACTCCACCAATACGAATGGAACATTAGATTGAGGGCATTAGCCCCTCCCTATAAGTGTAGGGGCTAAATGATTTTGGTAGTTATTTTTAACACTATCAATTAAACCATAACTCAATTTATAGCGGTTTTAAATTAGGTGAGTTACAAATTTAAAACCGCTATACAACCTAATGATTAATTAGGCCAGTTTTTTTTATAAACCCCCCGTAAAGTATACGCAGAATAGAAAGGAAAGCTAGAAGCGAAACCGTCAGACAGTAATTCATGGCTTAAACCTTATATTTTATGTCTAAATGCTTCGCCCTCCCAGACTTATATAGCATTTATAAATGAATTGTAAAAAAGGATAACAGTTGTTTCCATTACCAAAAATCTCGATCTACTTTCTTCCCTCTTCCCTCTTGCCTCTTGCCTCTTGCCTTTTGCCTTTCCCAAGCGCGACTATGTTCACAACTCCAATAACAATGCTATAGCTAGCTGACATTTTGTGTCACAATTGCATCTGATCTAGTAAACATAGTAATGGCAGCTGCTATGAGCGAAACCATCTTTAGCAAGATTATCCGCCGAGAAATTCCAGCGGATATTGTTTATGAAGACGATTTAGCCCTTGCCTTCAAGGATATTAACCCTCAGGCACCAGTTCATATTCTGGTAATTCCCAAGAAGCCCATTCCTCAACTGGCAGCAGCTGAGTCTGAAGATGAAGCTCTGATGGGACACCTGTTGTTAACGGCTAAGCAAGTTGCTGAGCAAGTCGGTTTGACCAATGGCTATCGACTGGTGATTAATAATGGTGCTGATGGTGGTCAAACGGTTGATCACCTGCATTTGCACATCTTGGGTCAACGCCAAATGAAGTGGCCTCCTGGTTGAGGTTTTTTTAGTGCTCAGTGTTGAGTGCTGAGTCTTGAGTTGGTGTCTCAGTTAGGAGTTACCGCAAGAACTAGGCTCAAGCTCTATATCTCAGACTATATATATAGAGGCGTTCCGTGGAGCGCCTTTAGTTTTATGGGATTGACCTTGGCCAAAAGGCCACGCTTCGCGAACGCGAACGCTATTTTTTTTGACTATTGTCGCTCAATATAACACTACTATTTATTTGTCAATACTTACGTAATATAAGTCTCACTTATTTACAGTATTTAATAACCTGAGGGGAAATTACTCGGGAAACCCTTTACAAAACTAAATATATTACTTAATATAAATACATGAAGGCGCACACAAGCCGGACGAACCTCGATAACTTCATATTCATACCCGCAATCATAAGAACATGACTACTGTATTACAACAGAGCAACACCTCTGTGTGGTCTCAGTTCTGCAATTGGGTCACCTCCACCAACAACCGCCTCTATGTAGGTTGGTTTGGTGTATTAATGATCCCAACCCTGCTAGCTGCTACCACCTGCTTCATCATTGCTTTCATCGCTGCTCCTCCTGTGGACATCGATGGTATCCGCGAGCCCGTTGCTGGTTCTCTGATGTATGGCAACAACATCATCTCTGGTGCTGTTGTTCCTTCTTCTAACGCCATTGGCTTACACTTCTACCCAATCTGGGAAGCTGCTTCATTAGATGAGTGGCTCTACAACGGTGGTCCTTACCAGTTGGTAGTGTTCCACTTCCTGATTGGTGTATTTGCCTACATGGGTCGTGAGTGGGAACTGAGCTACCGCTTAGGTATGCGTCCTTGGATCTGCGTAGCTTACAGCGCACCGGTTGCAGCTGCTAGCGCCGTATTCTTGATCTACCCAATTGGACAAGGTTCTTTCTCCGATGGTATGCCTCTAGGTATCAGCGGAACCTTCAACTTCATGTTCGTGTTCCAAGCTGAGCACAACATCCTAATGCACCCGTTCCACATGCTAGGTGTAGCCGGTGTATTCGGTGGTTCTTTGTTCAGTGCAATGCACGGTTCTTTGGTAACCTCCTCCTTAGTACGTGAGACTACTGAAACTGAGTCTCAGAACTATGGTTACAAGTTCGGTCAAGAGGAAGAAACTTACAACATCGTGGCAGCTCACGGCTACTTCGGTCGTTTAATCTTCCAATACGCTTCCTTCAACAACAGCCGTTCCTTGCACTTCTTCTTAGGTGCATGGCCTGTAATCGGCATCTGGTTTACTGCACTGGGCATCAGCACCATGGCATTTAACCTCAACGGTTTCAACTTCAACCAGAGCATCATCGACTCACAAGGTCACGTGATCAACACCTGGGCTGACGTACTAAACCGTGCCAACCTAGGTTTCGAAGTAATGCACGAGCGTAACGCTCACAACTTCCCTCTAGACCTAGCTGCGGCTGAAGCTACTCCTGTAGCTTTGACTGCTCCAGCGATCAACGGCTAATTTCAACTTGGCATAATCTACTTGAATAAAAAAAGCGCTCTCTTTTTGGGGAGCGCTTTTTTGTTTGTCTGTGATTAGTCATTGCTTCTTGGTCAAGAGCCTTTTAACTGTGGTTGAATAATTAATCGGAAAAACTTTATGGGGAAGTCCTAGTGGCGTACGCGTTTGGCCGTAGGCCAAGGTCAATCGCTATTTTTGTTTTTATTATCACCTTAATATTATTTTGTCAATACTTATCTAATATAATTTTTACTTATTTACAGTATTTAATAACCTGAGGGTAAATTACTCGGGAAACCCTTTACAAAACTAAATATATTACTTAATATATATACATGAAGGCGCACACAAGCCGGACGAACCTCGATAACTTCATATTCATACCCGCAATCATAAGAACATGACTACTGTATTACAACAGAGCAACACCTCTGTGTGGTCTCAGTTCTGCAATTGGGTCACCTCCACCAACAACCGCCTCTATGTAGGTTGGTTTGGTGTATTAATGATCCCAACCCTGCTAGCTGCTACCACCTGCTTCATCATTGCTTTCATCGCTGCTCCTCCTGTGGACATCGATGGTATCCGCGAGCCCGTTGCTGGTTCTCTGATGTATGGCAACAACATCATCTCTGGTGCTGTTGTTCCTTCTTCTAACGCCATTGGCTTACACTTCTACCCAATCTGGGAAGCTGCTTCATTAGATGAGTGGCTCTACAACGGTGGTCCTTACCAGTTGGTAGTGTTCCACTTCCTGATTGGTGTATTTGCCTACATGGGTCGTGAGTGGGAACTGAGCTACCGCTTAGGTATGCGTCCTTGGATCTGCGTAGCTTACAGCGCACCGGTTGCAGCTGCTAGCGCCGTATTCTTGATCTACCCAATTGGACAAGGTTCTTTCTCCGATGGTATGCCTCTAGGTATCAGCGGAACCTTCAACTTCATGTTCGTGTTCCAAGCTGAGCACAACATCCTAATGCACCCGTTCCACATGCTAGGTGTAGCCGGTGTATTCGGTGGTTCTTTGTTCAGTGCAATGCACGGTTCTTTGGTAACCTCCTCCTTAGTACGTGAGACTACTGAAACTGAGTCTCAGAACTATGGTTACAAGTTCGGTCAAGAGGAAGAAACTTACAACATCGTGGCAGCTCACGGCTACTTCGGTCGTTTAATCTTCCAATACGCTTCCTTCAACAACAGCCGTTCCTTGCACTTCTTCTTAGGTGCATGGCCTGTAATCGGCATCTGGTTTACTGCACTGGGCATCAGCACCATGGCATTTAACCTCAACGGTTTCAACTTCAAC includes:
- the psbA gene encoding photosystem II q(b) protein, which gives rise to MTTVLQQSNTSVWSQFCNWVTSTNNRLYVGWFGVLMIPTLLAATTCFIIAFIAAPPVDIDGIREPVAGSLMYGNNIISGAVVPSSNAIGLHFYPIWEAASLDEWLYNGGPYQLVVFHFLIGVFAYMGREWELSYRLGMRPWICVAYSAPVAAASAVFLIYPIGQGSFSDGMPLGISGTFNFMFVFQAEHNILMHPFHMLGVAGVFGGSLFSAMHGSLVTSSLVRETTETESQNYGYKFGQEEETYNIVAAHGYFGRLIFQYASFNNSRSLHFFLGAWPVIGIWFTALGISTMAFNLNGFNFNQSIIDSQGHVINTWADVLNRANLGFEVMHERNAHNFPLDLAAAEATPVALTAPAING
- a CDS encoding histidine triad nucleotide-binding protein: MAAAMSETIFSKIIRREIPADIVYEDDLALAFKDINPQAPVHILVIPKKPIPQLAAAESEDEALMGHLLLTAKQVAEQVGLTNGYRLVINNGADGGQTVDHLHLHILGQRQMKWPPG
- the psbA gene encoding photosystem II q(b) protein, which gives rise to MTTVLQQSNTSVWSQFCNWVTSTNNRLYVGWFGVLMIPTLLAATTCFIIAFIAAPPVDIDGIREPVAGSLMYGNNIISGAVVPSSNAIGLHFYPIWEAASLDEWLYNGGPYQLVVFHFLIGVFAYMGREWELSYRLGMRPWICVAYSAPVAAASAVFLIYPIGQGSFSDGMPLGISGTFNFMFVFQAEHNILMHPFHMLGVAGVFGGSLFSAMHGSLVTSSLVRETTETESQNYGYKFGQEEETYNIVAAHGYFGRLIFQYASFNNSRSLHFFLGAWPVIGIWFTALGISTMAFNLNGFNFNQSIIDSQGHVINTWADVLNRANLGFEVMHERNAHNFPLDLAAAEATPVALTAPAING